In Penaeus monodon isolate SGIC_2016 unplaced genomic scaffold, NSTDA_Pmon_1 PmonScaffold_12591, whole genome shotgun sequence, a single genomic region encodes these proteins:
- the LOC119569107 gene encoding uncharacterized protein LOC119569107 encodes QVVKDSVRIGNSLVRVFKWKYCVRSLDLSEQTTGESTTVSKVRLGNSKCLLFFQSSELEDWVEDSEGWEGEADEGDLDAVLREKRQYERERRREEQLRRKAERDAARTNKLATSKIATKIS; translated from the exons CAAGTGGTTAAAGATAGTGTTAGAATAGGCAATTCTTTAGTTAGAGTATTCAAATGGAAGTATTGTGTTAGATCTTTAGATTTATCTGAACAAACCACTGGGGAGAG TACAACTGTGTCCAAAGTTCGACTTGGGAATAGCAAATGTCTCCTCTTCTTTCAGTCATCGGAGCTTGAGGACTGGGTTGAGGACAGTGAAGGCTGGGAAGGGGAGGCTGATGAAGGAGACCTGGATGCTGTCTTGCGAGAGAAACGACagtatgagagggagagacgaagagaagaacagCTGAGACGCAAAGCTGAAAGAGATGCAGCTCGGACAAATAAACTTGCTACTAGCAAGATTGCTACAAAGATCTCATAG